The nucleotide sequence GGATACTCGCCCCTGTGGTAGATGTTAATAATAATCCCCATAACCCTGTTATTAATGTTCGTTCTTTTGGCGATCAGCCGGAACAGGTGAGCAAGTTGGCAACCGCTTTTATTGAAGGAACACAAAATTATCCGGTTTTAACTTGTGCCAAACATTTTCCGGGTCATGGAAACACCGCCACAGACTCTCATTTAGATTTACCGGTTCTTCCCCATTCCCAAGAAGACCTCGAAAAGACAGAATTACCCCCCTTTAAAGAGGTGATCGCTTTTGGTGTAGATAGTATCATGAGTGCCCATTTACTGATCCCGGCTTGGGATCAAGAAAATCCGGCCACGCTTTCTAGAGCCATTCTCACAGAGCAATTAAGGGAAAAATTAGGCTTTAAAGGGATAATTGTCACCGATGCTTTAATCATGGGAGGAGTGACGAAATATGCCTCACCCGCAGAAATCGCCGTTAAGGCAGTAGAAGCCGGGGCGGATATTTTATTAATGCCTGATGATCCCTTGGTGGCAATTGAAGCGGTTTATCAGGCGGTGCAGTCTGGCCGAATATCTCCTGAACGTATTGCCCAGTCTGTACAACGTATTATTGAAGCCAAAGAAAAGCTCAAATTAGGAGATAGGGTAAGGAGAGATGAATTGCCCCTACAGGGGTTATTACAACCCTCTTCCAGGGAAACCGTTAAAAGTATTTTACAAGCTTCCCTACAAACCGGGGGGAATTTCCCGCTAGAACCTTTACAGGGCAACAGTGCGAGAAATTTAATTGTGGTGGATGATTTGCTCAATCGGGATTTTTTAGACCGTCAATCTCCGGCGGTGGTGTTACCGAAACAATTCGGATATGATTTACAGTTATTTGATCAAAATACTTTAGCTTTTGCCGGGGCTTATCACAGGCTTACTTTACTACAAGTGTTTATTCGCGGAAATCCTTTTCGAGGAAGTGCGGGATTAACTGACATCGCTGCTAATTTTTATCAGCATTTATTAGAAAAGCGGCTGATACAAGGGTTAATTATTTATGGGAGTCCTTACGTTTTAGAGTGGTTTCGTGATCAACTCGCTGGCGAGTTACCTTGGGTGTTTTCTTATGGACAAATGCCGATGGCTCAAGAAATGGCTTGTCAAGCTTTATTCGGTGTAGCCCAAGGGAATGAGCGGTCAAAAGAATTTACGGATTAAGATAATTAAGAGTCTTGAGATTTTTAAAAAGTACCACAATTCTTACGTAGAATCAGCCACCCTAGTCCTGTTATTACTCCTAAACCGACTATCATCGACGGTTCGGGAAGAGTCTTCACAGCCGTCAAGGAAATATCATCAACAGTCAAATCATTTCCCTGAAAATTAGTATTTTTATTAATAGTCGTTGTCGAGGCGGTAAAATTTGAACCTATCTGCTGATTATTAATTTTGAAAATTAACTCCGCAAAAGAGATAGGATCGCTAGAAGCCATCGATGTTGAAAAATCATACATAGTATTATCGGCTATATTAACGGTTTTTTGCCAGACAATTTGTTTAGATTATTTATTTTATTTAACTTACATCTTTTCCCTAAAAATTACACTATCAATTGCCGACTTTATAGTAACGGCTGAAAGCCTGTGTATACGAAATTACAAATTGCTCAAAATAAGGCTTAAAAAGACGAATTCGCTCTTGGGTTAGAGGAGCGATTCCTCAATTATTTGGTTCTGCTACACTACTAATACTATAGCTCCAGTAAGCTACGACAAATGAACTTAAATATAAAACCGTCTAGAAATCAATTTATAATCTACTAAATTTTTTGTTGAAAACGAACAAGGCTATAATCGACAAATTTTTGATAATATTGATTAAAATACTCGGAAAAATTCAAAAAAATAGGCTAAATTTTTTTTTGAAGATTTGATGAATTTATTAAATATCTATTGCCAATCTTAGGTTTTTTTTATAAACTCATAGTAGTTTTTTTGAAAGGGTTTTCCCTCTTAATTGAAAATTATGATGAATATAATTAGCAAATCTTCTTTTTTTGTGTCCACTGGAATGGCATTACTCGCTGTTAGTGCTTTTGGCTCTCAAGCCAGTGCAGCAACCCTTCCTTTAGGAGGTTGGAGCATTTTAGGATCGGGATCTCAAAGTGGTAATAGCCTCTTTTTGTCCACTGACGGAGGGGTGAATACTATTGATGCTGAAAGCTTTCTCGGCTTATCTTCCGGAACAATAAGTAGTATCGGTGATAATCCTACTACTGGTTCTGTTGCCGCAACAACAATTACAGCGAACGCCAATGATCAAATTCAATTTAAATGGATCTTTGATGCTGGCGATTATTTGCCTTATAACGATTTTGCGTTTTATAGCGTAGTAGAAAGCTCTTCTGAGGGATATCTTTTATCGAATGTCTCTCTGGTTGGTGATTATGGAGAAGGAAGCGGCATTGCCACCTATACTTTCAACACCCCTGGAACTTACTTAATAGGTGTTGGTGTGTTCAACAGTCTAGATAGCGCCTTGCAAAGTTCTCTAGCGATAGAACCGGTGCCTGAACCCTTAACCATGTTGGGGGCGGCTACAGCGATAAGCTTAGGAGCTAGCTTCAAGCGCACGCTGGCTAAAAAACAAGAGAAAGAAAAGTCCAACAAGGCGTAGCTCTCCTTTCTCTTACTAATTCAACTTTTAAACAATAATTGTAGTTTATATTAAGCAGGATAGCATAAAATTCAGAGTAGTAACTGTACTGACTATATTTGTTCAGTTACTGCTTTGAAAATCCTGCATCCAAGGTCTGAGACGCGAGTTTCGACTAAAGCCAATTAGGAACGACGATAAATACCTATTAATTCGGCAGATGCCAGCACATGACCAGCCATAGCCGCTTCTAATTGCGCTTTGGTAGCTTTGGCTTTCAGGTCTAGCAAGGTATCGAGAGCGTAAAGCTTGAAGAAATAGCGGTGAGTGCCTTTTGGCGGACAGGGCCCCCCATAGGCAACTTTTTTGAAATCATTAATTCCCTGAACTCCTCCATTGGGTAAAGCATCCCCTGAAGGGACATTTTCAGGCAAAGAGCGGCTAGTTGGGGGTAAATTATAGACAACCCAGTGAACCCAAGTTTTAAAGGGTGCATCTGGGTCATCGCAGATTAAAGCCAGGCTTTTTGTGCCTGCTGGTGGTTCATCCCAAGACAGTGCAGGAGAGATATCCTGACCATCGCAAGTATATAGGGACGGAATCAGTTCGTTAGCCCTAAAGGCGGTACTTTCTAATTTCATTTTGTTTGTCGAGGAGAGGGCAGAATTAGAAGAATTAGAGTTACAGGCAAACAAAAACAATCCTAGTGCGCTAAAGACCTTTTTTTGTAGGAAAACTCGTCGCTTCATAGTTAGCTGAGTAAATCAACTTAAATATAATTTATTAACATCCTAAACTCAACTTTTGTTAACATTGTTAACAAATCAAGCTAATGGTTGAGTAATTTCCGAAATAACAGCAAGAGGTTTTGTATTTTAAGAGTACCAACCACTTGCAAGTTTTTTACAGACACCAAGATGAATCAGCACAATAAACTTTTTAGTATAGTTGGGAGTGTCTTCGGTCTATTAGGACTGGGAATGTTATTTGGCAGTTGGCTTTCCTTTAGTGGTACTCAGGATTTTTTAAAAAATTCAGTCTCTTCCGTTGGTACTGTCATTGATCTAAGAGTAAAATCCTCTTATGATCATGATGGCGGAAGTATTTATTATCCTAGGGTCAGCTTTCAAACTGAAAAAGCAGAAAAAATTGATTTTGAGTCCAATTTTGGCACTAATCCTCCGGCTTATAAAGTTGGGCAACAAGTCCCTGTTCTTTATCATCCGGATAATCCTGACCAAGCTCAAATTAAGTCTTTTTGGTCCCTGTGGTTCGTATCTATCCTTTTACTAGGAATGGGAGGAATTTTTACAGTGGTAGGCTTGAGTCTGTTGTTATCGCTTAAGCTTCAGAAACAGCAATCTTCGCTGCTGGCCAAAGGACAACAATTGCTGACCCACTTTGCCGGGGTTCAATTAAACACAGCTATAGCTGTTAATGGAAACCATCCTTATCAAATTATTTCTCAGTGGTTAAATCCAGTCACTAACGAAGTTCATGTTTTTTATAGTGAGCCGATTTGGTTCAATCCCGAAGAATTTATCGAGTCTCAAGACATTTTAGTTTATGTAGATTCGAGCGATTTCAATAACTATTATATGGATATTTCTTTTTTACCTCAAATGGCACGTTCATCATCTTTAGTTTAATCTAAAAGAGTAATATTTTTGAGAAAACTCTTGGTATTCCTAATTATTTATTTGTATTTTCTCTTGAGCCAAAGTTCAACAAATCAATAAAAATGGGGGTATTACCCCCATCCTGATTAGTTAGGACAAATGTGTAAGACTATATTGAATATGCCCTTTATTTCATTTGGTTCTCTTTATCTCTTTCGTCCTTGAACTGTTCTAAGCGAGATTTAACATTATAATCTCCTTCGCTTGGGGGTTTTTCGGAGTCAATTCCTTCCATAGCGCCATAAATTTCTTGCCAAGCTTTTAGTCCGCCTTGAAGTTCAGCGACTCGGCTATAACCGGCTTGTCTAAGACTGTTAGCGGCTTCGGCTGTTTCCTCATCACTAGCCCCATAAATATAAATATCGCGATTGGGTTCTAAACTAGATTTAGCGAATTGTTCCAAATCTCCTTGATCGACATTCATAGCTCCCTGAATGTGGCCATACCGATAACTATCATGATCCCGCACGTCAATAATTGTTAGTGCTTGCTCTCCTAATTTCAGGCGAGACTTGAGTTCATGAGCGGTAGCTTGAGGATGTAAATCAGGAGGAGTAGGAGTTACGTTAGGTAGCTTTTCTTTGAGTTTACTAATGTTATCTGCTATATCCATATATTTTTACCAAAACTTGTTTTTTAAATAGTAACGAAAGGAATTTAATATACTCTTCCTTCTCTAGAGCTAACCATAGAGAAAAAAGTTTAACTCTTTAGATAGAAAAAGAAGATTTTTTAGCAACTTATTTGATTTTTTTGCCACACTATATCCCCCACACCGTGCTGTAATACCCCGCCGGGGAGGGCAGGGTTTTATTCTAGAGACGCTGCTGGAAATGCTCTTGTCTACAAGGAGTTCTAAAAATTTAAGCTATAGCGAAAACTCAACAACCTTAACCACCAAGCCGGATAGGACTTTTCTAACCAAGACTGAGATTGTTTTAACCATTGAGGAAACCAGCCGCCAAACAGGGGATTTTTCAGGCCATCAAGGGTAAAGTCTAGGTAAGTGGCTAACCAATAGATCATATCTTCAGGTCCGGCCATTTCTAAGATCCACCACAACAAAGCCGGATTTTTCCGTGCCGCTTTGATAGCGAGTCGGGTAAACATCCACCAAGTAGTTTTATCCTTAATAAAAGTATCGGCCACTTCTGGGGGTTCGGCTTCTAGGAGTCCAAAAAAAGTATTGAGCATACTATTAATCCGTTGAGGTGATAAGATTTTTCCAGTCGGCACCATCATCCCTTTAGAAAATAGCCAGGTTACGGCAATATTACTTTGATAAGCCCGAATCTGCTCTAAATCTTCGGCACTTAATAGGTCATGTTTGAGGGCAGTATCTAATAAATGGGTTAAACGGCCTAAATTTCGCACCAGTGAACCAAAGCCGGTAAAAATGAGAGGAGATTGAAGAGAAGCCGCGTCTCCAATGGCTAACAGTCGATCATAAGCCACCTTGCGGTCGCGCTTGCCTCGACTAAAATGGCCCGGAATATAACCAAAGGTGGGTTTTTTCCAAATCAATTTTTCGAGATCACAGCGACGGTACTCGGGCAGGATTGTAAAGAAATCTTCATACATTTCTAATAAAGAGCCGGGATTATCGGGATGTACCTGATGATAATGAAACAGATAAATAGTTAATTCTTGACCGATGCCTGGAAATAATTCCCAAATTAACTGTCTTCCGCGAGAAATATCGCCATGAGAGTTAAGCACATCTCCATATTGAGCATCCCAAACTTGGGGGTCAAATCCCTCTATCACCGCACCCACTGTGGGACAAACACTATCAAAAGCTCGTTTCCCATTTAGCTGCCAAGCAATGGGAGAAGCCGTTCCCATCGCGTCTACTAATAACCGTCCACTAACTTGTTTAGCTTCGCCTGTGGGAAGATGGACTAATTGAACGCTCACTTGTTGCTGATGGATATCTGCCCTGATAAACTCGGTTTCGTCCCAGATTTCCCCGCCGGCGCGGCGTAATTTTTCGCCACATAAAGCCAAGAATTTCTCCGAATCAATGGCCACATTTAAGACTTTGGGGGTATGTAGGACGGGGGCTTTTAAATGGGGAGGATTATTACTGTCAAAGAATTTATTAAATCCGTCTGTATATTCTCGGGCAATTACCGCCTCAAACTCTTGTGGGCTAAACAAACCCAGGTCAATCAAGCTTTGAAATTCAGAACGAGAAATATTCCATTCCCGATTCATTCTGCCAAAAGATAGACGTTCTACCAATAGCACCCGGTAGCCTAACATGGCCATGACGGCGGCATGAACCACTCCCAAGGCACCCCCGATATAAATGAGGTCATAGGGGTTATCCTCAGAGACGGGCGCAACTCTTGCTCCGGAACCTTCAAAAACTACCTGTTTTGGTTCTTTGGGGTTACGC is from Gloeothece verrucosa PCC 7822 and encodes:
- a CDS encoding NAD(P)/FAD-dependent oxidoreductase, with amino-acid sequence MEEILYLEVPTPDTKAVSTWLQQQWQPPQGQKIVTKTGIRLQLRSLTTTASNPISDQELSIFVWSVQRTTYLKVFRWAQAPIKPEKPICQHLRRALLTQFPPNYPQPPEIDLSQQSIFEALAPYYPKTVHFFEKMPKGEYDLQRVYWWEKRWRDSVRNPKEPKQVVFEGSGARVAPVSEDNPYDLIYIGGALGVVHAAVMAMLGYRVLLVERLSFGRMNREWNISRSEFQSLIDLGLFSPQEFEAVIAREYTDGFNKFFDSNNPPHLKAPVLHTPKVLNVAIDSEKFLALCGEKLRRAGGEIWDETEFIRADIHQQQVSVQLVHLPTGEAKQVSGRLLVDAMGTASPIAWQLNGKRAFDSVCPTVGAVIEGFDPQVWDAQYGDVLNSHGDISRGRQLIWELFPGIGQELTIYLFHYHQVHPDNPGSLLEMYEDFFTILPEYRRCDLEKLIWKKPTFGYIPGHFSRGKRDRKVAYDRLLAIGDAASLQSPLIFTGFGSLVRNLGRLTHLLDTALKHDLLSAEDLEQIRAYQSNIAVTWLFSKGMMVPTGKILSPQRINSMLNTFFGLLEAEPPEVADTFIKDKTTWWMFTRLAIKAARKNPALLWWILEMAGPEDMIYWLATYLDFTLDGLKNPLFGGWFPQWLKQSQSWLEKSYPAWWLRLLSFRYSLNF
- a CDS encoding rhodanese-like domain-containing protein, with amino-acid sequence MDIADNISKLKEKLPNVTPTPPDLHPQATAHELKSRLKLGEQALTIIDVRDHDSYRYGHIQGAMNVDQGDLEQFAKSSLEPNRDIYIYGASDEETAEAANSLRQAGYSRVAELQGGLKAWQEIYGAMEGIDSEKPPSEGDYNVKSRLEQFKDERDKENQMK
- a CDS encoding PEP-CTERM sorting domain-containing protein; translation: MMNIISKSSFFVSTGMALLAVSAFGSQASAATLPLGGWSILGSGSQSGNSLFLSTDGGVNTIDAESFLGLSSGTISSIGDNPTTGSVAATTITANANDQIQFKWIFDAGDYLPYNDFAFYSVVESSSEGYLLSNVSLVGDYGEGSGIATYTFNTPGTYLIGVGVFNSLDSALQSSLAIEPVPEPLTMLGAATAISLGASFKRTLAKKQEKEKSNKA
- a CDS encoding YbhB/YbcL family Raf kinase inhibitor-like protein, with the translated sequence MKRRVFLQKKVFSALGLFLFACNSNSSNSALSSTNKMKLESTAFRANELIPSLYTCDGQDISPALSWDEPPAGTKSLALICDDPDAPFKTWVHWVVYNLPPTSRSLPENVPSGDALPNGGVQGINDFKKVAYGGPCPPKGTHRYFFKLYALDTLLDLKAKATKAQLEAAMAGHVLASAELIGIYRRS
- a CDS encoding PEP-CTERM sorting domain-containing protein (PEP-CTERM proteins occur, often in large numbers, in the proteomes of bacteria that also encode an exosortase, a predicted intramembrane cysteine proteinase. The presence of a PEP-CTERM domain at a protein's C-terminus predicts cleavage within the sorting domain, followed by covalent anchoring to some some component of the (usually Gram-negative) cell surface. Many PEP-CTERM proteins exhibit an unusual sequence composition that includes large numbers of potential glycosylation sites. Expression of one such protein has been shown restore the ability of a bacterium to form floc, a type of biofilm.) encodes the protein MYDFSTSMASSDPISFAELIFKINNQQIGSNFTASTTTINKNTNFQGNDLTVDDISLTAVKTLPEPSMIVGLGVITGLGWLILRKNCGTF
- a CDS encoding DUF3592 domain-containing protein; translated protein: MNQHNKLFSIVGSVFGLLGLGMLFGSWLSFSGTQDFLKNSVSSVGTVIDLRVKSSYDHDGGSIYYPRVSFQTEKAEKIDFESNFGTNPPAYKVGQQVPVLYHPDNPDQAQIKSFWSLWFVSILLLGMGGIFTVVGLSLLLSLKLQKQQSSLLAKGQQLLTHFAGVQLNTAIAVNGNHPYQIISQWLNPVTNEVHVFYSEPIWFNPEEFIESQDILVYVDSSDFNNYYMDISFLPQMARSSSLV
- a CDS encoding glycoside hydrolase family 3 protein — translated: MKDCSEFSLKQQIGQMVVVRASGYLFDHQRLYPQWEATNEQLRHWLETLNLGGVIFVGGSAAELALRTQQLQNWATTPLLMAADLEEGVGQRFSAATQFPPIMALGEIAKENLSMAQSLAAKMGAITAAQAHEIGINWILAPVVDVNNNPHNPVINVRSFGDQPEQVSKLATAFIEGTQNYPVLTCAKHFPGHGNTATDSHLDLPVLPHSQEDLEKTELPPFKEVIAFGVDSIMSAHLLIPAWDQENPATLSRAILTEQLREKLGFKGIIVTDALIMGGVTKYASPAEIAVKAVEAGADILLMPDDPLVAIEAVYQAVQSGRISPERIAQSVQRIIEAKEKLKLGDRVRRDELPLQGLLQPSSRETVKSILQASLQTGGNFPLEPLQGNSARNLIVVDDLLNRDFLDRQSPAVVLPKQFGYDLQLFDQNTLAFAGAYHRLTLLQVFIRGNPFRGSAGLTDIAANFYQHLLEKRLIQGLIIYGSPYVLEWFRDQLAGELPWVFSYGQMPMAQEMACQALFGVAQGNERSKEFTD